Proteins encoded by one window of Chryseobacterium aquaeductus:
- a CDS encoding LTA synthase family protein — protein sequence MSENNNKNLPLYAVIFAAIAKLYFLLTHHIQEDAFITWRVAQNLLDYGVIGFNGDTKISASTTHLYVFVSYFFNLIFGKENFIEPLLILNTVLFTIGSLFLAHLLLKNPWHKAIFIFLFGFLPPSIKISVLGMEYGILFFLEMALLYYGFKKEKKWVLIIFPVLILFTRIDTVIFLGIVFLVDVFWNKKVKWSYVLGGIFGISAALAFNWFYFGEIVNNTIVAKKLAYDRIYTLHQDLEYFRLNYGNLWGMLKMPGEFNPFTIVIALFELLCFIFLIRQREKRNYFLWIIFLFAWTKQIIFLSQKSLFDWYYWVPQILLFVPVLIFVLEQKVKRNWWLASLIIFYILPMLAFQTIHSIATGNGEWNYRRSIGLFLNMYEKDKKQWILLEPAGYIPYFSGLKTIDEVGLVDKQIQEEIKKDKPNYLLNTVKKRKPKYLLSYNNLFEGKNRFYYQTHYKLLNEFRIKNHLQSDNKILEKIYKLKPSGTDYNLYEKIKD from the coding sequence ATGTCCGAAAACAATAACAAGAATCTTCCGTTATATGCTGTAATCTTTGCAGCGATTGCAAAACTTTATTTTCTGCTGACGCATCATATTCAGGAAGATGCTTTTATCACCTGGCGAGTTGCTCAGAATCTGCTGGATTATGGAGTGATTGGTTTCAATGGTGATACCAAAATTTCTGCTTCTACAACACATTTATATGTTTTTGTTTCTTACTTTTTTAATTTGATTTTTGGAAAAGAAAACTTCATCGAACCACTTTTGATTCTGAATACCGTTCTCTTTACAATTGGGAGTTTATTTCTCGCTCATTTATTATTAAAAAATCCTTGGCATAAAGCAATTTTCATCTTCTTATTTGGTTTTTTGCCACCTTCAATAAAAATTTCAGTTCTTGGAATGGAATACGGAATTTTGTTTTTTCTTGAAATGGCTTTGCTTTATTATGGTTTTAAAAAAGAAAAGAAATGGGTTTTGATTATTTTTCCTGTTCTGATTTTATTTACAAGAATTGACACTGTTATTTTCTTGGGAATCGTATTTCTGGTAGATGTTTTCTGGAATAAAAAAGTAAAATGGAGTTATGTTTTGGGTGGAATTTTCGGTATTTCCGCAGCTTTAGCTTTTAACTGGTTTTATTTTGGTGAAATTGTCAATAATACGATTGTTGCTAAAAAATTGGCATACGATCGAATCTATACTTTACATCAGGATCTAGAATATTTCAGATTAAATTATGGCAACTTATGGGGAATGCTGAAGATGCCAGGAGAATTTAATCCGTTCACAATTGTAATTGCTCTTTTTGAATTGTTATGCTTCATTTTCTTAATCAGACAACGAGAAAAAAGAAATTATTTCCTGTGGATTATTTTCCTTTTTGCGTGGACGAAACAGATCATTTTTCTTTCCCAAAAAAGCCTTTTTGATTGGTATTATTGGGTTCCGCAGATTTTACTTTTCGTGCCAGTTTTGATATTCGTTTTAGAGCAAAAAGTAAAAAGAAACTGGTGGCTTGCTTCATTGATTATATTCTATATCTTACCAATGCTGGCTTTCCAAACCATACATTCTATTGCTACCGGAAACGGCGAATGGAACTACAGACGCTCCATCGGATTATTTTTGAATATGTACGAGAAAGACAAAAAACAATGGATTTTACTCGAACCCGCTGGATACATTCCTTATTTTTCCGGCTTAAAAACCATTGATGAAGTTGGATTGGTAGATAAACAGATTCAGGAAGAAATCAAAAAAGACAAGCCGAATTATTTGCTGAATACCGTTAAAAAAAGAAAACCTAAATATCTGCTTTCATACAACAACTTATTTGAAGGAAAAAATCGTTTTTATTATCAAACACATTATAAATTGTTGAATGAATTCAGAATAAAAAACCATTTGCAAAGCGATAACAAAATTTTGGAGAAAATCTACAAGCTAAAACCTTCAGGAACTGATTATAATTTGTATGAAAAGATTAAAGATTAA